In Aquimarina spinulae, a single window of DNA contains:
- a CDS encoding metallophosphoesterase, with amino-acid sequence MGRILVIGDIHGALTALEQILERAKVTRDDTLIFLGDYVDGWSHSAPLVSFLIKLKASHNCIFIKGNHDELCYTWLTQHTHNPEWVQHGGQATMDSYAKLSQEEINTHLSFYETLNNYHIDTHNRLFLHAGFTNLHGPHREYFSELFYWDRTLWETALATDPNLKKTDPKYPKRLLLFDEIYIGHTPVTRINQTTPIQAICVWNIDTGAAFKGPLTIMDINTKEFWQSDPVYQLYPNENGRN; translated from the coding sequence ATGGGAAGAATTTTAGTAATTGGAGATATTCACGGTGCACTAACCGCATTAGAGCAAATACTTGAAAGAGCAAAGGTAACTAGAGACGATACTCTTATATTTCTGGGAGATTATGTAGATGGTTGGAGCCATAGTGCCCCATTGGTTTCGTTCCTTATTAAGCTCAAAGCTTCTCACAATTGTATTTTTATTAAAGGAAATCATGATGAACTTTGTTATACCTGGCTCACACAACATACTCACAATCCCGAGTGGGTACAACACGGTGGTCAAGCGACTATGGATTCATATGCTAAACTATCACAAGAAGAAATTAATACCCATCTTAGTTTTTATGAAACCCTCAATAATTATCATATAGATACTCACAATCGTTTATTTCTTCATGCTGGGTTCACCAATCTTCATGGACCGCATCGAGAATATTTTAGTGAATTGTTTTATTGGGATAGAACTTTATGGGAAACTGCCTTGGCTACAGATCCCAACCTAAAAAAGACAGATCCAAAATATCCTAAACGACTGTTACTTTTTGATGAGATATATATTGGCCACACTCCTGTTACACGAATCAATCAGACTACCCCAATACAAGCTATTTGTGTATGGAATATAGACACAGGAGCTGCATTTAAAGGGCCACTTACCATAATGGATATTAATACCAAAGAGTTCTGGCAAAGTGATCCCGTATACCAACTATACCCAAATGAAAATGGTAGAAATTAA
- a CDS encoding sensor histidine kinase, with protein MPKSLLYIISVLILSNVYCYNLIAQNNLHKNTTQVPFEVYKTTDDTLSIHDIIKSDSLFQSSNYFTDKTRPKDIYWIKIDLNKELEMLKTDSLWFLKSSNYAHASMFCVENNILIEKKFGLFDGSEKINSISHINRILLKYSSLIKNRFIYLKIRRLRFSDRVVNWKFHYALQTINHSAQSYYLKKNITISIRKYIFTGICLVMFILTLAFFITSGNFEFLFYSLYILWLFIYLNGPLLIANNIIFDSYSIIVHWFFQIAQVLINLCYVYFVSFYLATKKDYPTLNRIIKCIIYTLVIIIIIDSFFLYFKYFEAAIYIMNIQRLIMTLFGIGGMIYLLLTAKNRLAYFIVAGSFLFMIGTLGFFFTKKCDYMIAGATLEIIIFALGLAYKIHQEHKEKLLFEKESFINNCKALRAQINPHFIFNSLGSIQHLIVFEKKEAALKYLSKFSHLMRNLLENSIETNIVLSDEINLLHQYLELEALRFDASFEYTIHVTDTLNPDVEEVPMLIIQPFVENAILYGLLNKKGEDKKLNICFRKEKNHIICEVDDNGIGRSAAKNINSSYKKPIKSRGLELTEKRLQQFHKSEEKNIKIIDKIDNYGTSIGTKVVIKIQTE; from the coding sequence ATGCCAAAAAGTTTACTATATATAATTTCTGTTCTTATTCTATCGAATGTATATTGTTATAACCTCATTGCTCAAAATAATTTACATAAAAACACAACTCAAGTTCCTTTCGAAGTATATAAAACTACCGATGATACGCTATCGATACATGATATTATAAAATCTGACTCCCTCTTTCAATCATCCAACTATTTTACCGATAAAACCAGACCTAAAGATATTTACTGGATAAAAATCGACCTCAATAAAGAATTAGAAATGCTAAAAACTGATAGTCTCTGGTTTCTAAAATCCAGTAATTATGCACATGCATCTATGTTTTGTGTCGAGAACAATATACTGATAGAAAAGAAATTTGGTTTATTTGATGGTTCAGAAAAAATTAATTCTATATCCCATATTAATAGAATACTTCTTAAATATAGTTCACTTATCAAAAACAGATTTATATATTTAAAAATAAGACGTTTAAGATTTTCAGATCGTGTTGTTAATTGGAAATTTCACTATGCTTTACAAACTATAAACCACTCAGCACAGAGCTATTACCTCAAAAAAAATATTACAATCTCAATACGCAAATACATTTTTACAGGGATATGTCTGGTTATGTTTATTCTTACTCTCGCGTTCTTTATAACTTCGGGAAATTTTGAATTCTTATTTTACTCTTTATACATTTTGTGGTTATTTATCTACCTAAATGGTCCTTTACTTATAGCAAATAATATCATTTTTGATAGCTATAGTATAATAGTACATTGGTTTTTTCAGATCGCACAAGTATTAATTAATTTATGTTATGTTTATTTTGTTTCGTTTTATCTAGCCACAAAAAAAGACTATCCTACGCTCAATCGTATCATAAAATGTATCATTTACACACTTGTCATCATTATAATTATAGACAGTTTCTTTTTGTATTTTAAATATTTTGAAGCAGCTATTTATATCATGAATATTCAGCGTTTAATAATGACTCTTTTTGGTATTGGTGGGATGATTTATTTACTGCTTACTGCCAAAAACCGTTTAGCTTATTTTATAGTTGCTGGATCATTCCTATTCATGATAGGCACTCTGGGTTTCTTTTTTACCAAGAAATGTGATTATATGATAGCAGGAGCAACTCTCGAAATCATAATTTTTGCATTAGGTTTGGCATATAAAATACATCAGGAGCATAAAGAAAAACTCCTCTTCGAAAAAGAATCATTCATCAACAATTGTAAAGCGCTAAGAGCTCAGATAAATCCACATTTTATTTTTAATTCTTTAGGATCGATTCAACATTTAATTGTATTCGAAAAAAAAGAAGCTGCTTTAAAATATCTTTCTAAGTTTAGTCATTTAATGCGAAACCTACTTGAAAATTCTATAGAAACAAATATCGTATTATCAGATGAAATCAACTTACTACATCAATATTTAGAATTAGAAGCTTTACGTTTTGATGCCAGTTTTGAGTATACCATTCATGTAACCGACACGCTAAATCCAGATGTCGAAGAGGTACCTATGTTGATCATTCAACCATTTGTCGAAAATGCAATCCTGTATGGTTTATTAAATAAAAAAGGAGAGGATAAAAAACTAAATATTTGTTTCAGAAAAGAAAAAAATCATATTATTTGCGAAGTAGATGATAATGGTATAGGAAGAAGTGCTGCTAAAAATATAAATTCGTCTTATAAAAAACCTATAAAATCAAGAGGTTTAGAACTGACTGAAAAAAGATTACAACAATTTCATAAATCTGAGGAAAAAAATATAAAAATTATAGATAAAATAGATAACTATGGTACATCTATAGGAACAAAGGTGGTTATCAAAATTCAAACCGAATAA
- a CDS encoding SDR family NAD(P)-dependent oxidoreductase, producing the protein MKTALITGATSGIGKSTAIELAKHNINLILCGRRQDRLDTLQDELSKKVQVHTLCFDVRDKDKVLSMIENLLVEFSTIDILINNAGNAHGLDPIQTGNLDDWDAMIDINVKGLLYVSKAVIPKMITQQSGHIINIGSIAGKEVYPNGNIYCASKHAVDAINKGMRMDLNSYGIRVGAIHPGLVETEFSNVRFKGDDQKADTVYKGFDPLTPEDIADIITFVVTRPYHVNIADLIVFPTAQAGSTIVNKSL; encoded by the coding sequence ATGAAGACAGCATTAATCACAGGGGCCACTAGTGGAATTGGAAAATCTACCGCTATAGAATTAGCAAAACATAATATAAATCTTATTCTTTGTGGGAGAAGACAAGACCGATTAGATACACTACAGGATGAACTAAGTAAAAAAGTGCAAGTACACACACTTTGTTTTGATGTTAGAGATAAAGACAAGGTTCTTTCTATGATTGAAAACCTTCTAGTAGAGTTTAGTACAATTGATATTCTTATTAACAATGCAGGAAATGCTCATGGCCTTGACCCTATTCAGACCGGAAATCTTGATGATTGGGATGCTATGATAGATATTAATGTTAAAGGGTTACTGTATGTTTCTAAGGCAGTTATACCAAAAATGATTACACAACAATCTGGTCATATTATCAATATTGGCTCAATTGCAGGAAAAGAAGTTTATCCAAACGGAAACATCTATTGTGCAAGTAAACATGCTGTAGATGCTATTAACAAGGGAATGCGTATGGATCTTAACTCATACGGTATTAGAGTAGGTGCTATTCATCCAGGATTAGTAGAAACCGAGTTTAGTAATGTTAGATTTAAAGGTGATGATCAAAAAGCAGATACTGTGTATAAAGGTTTTGACCCGCTTACTCCAGAAGATATTGCAGATATTATAACTTTTGTGGTTACACGACCATATCATGTTAATATTGCAGACCTTATTGTATTCCCCACTGCGCAGGCGGGCAGTACAATAGTTAATAAAAGTTTATAA
- a CDS encoding ATP-binding protein, which yields MINKRLLIKNLLAHNDENSFYDKKRKLNIGEKEGKAKFLKHICALANSNPKNNSYIVIGVEDEDNQIIGVDFFDDSKIQNLVNAYLDNPPIVSYENIPFPHLSSDKVVGLVTIRPQGGQLCSLRKNIWKYYGGSVFFRDGSMSMPKVFDIEIKDVNSEIVNAIESHAQNNIELTLDGVFDFMNSRTDYNPAYKVFKEYFVVCWAAKEKRQNGEIYYSRVDIELINEHVKLFYSELDEVSISLTDDQFKIIEYVQLGLQDTFSYYPLEEVVITFKDNASYDIESKLLFEPPQFDRKTLHHLYNSNNALIEKLKNKIPLSKNEEKDIVNLPATYLICYFNDLREAKEKLEEAKPYLKLYNDTIYSLCKESIRILRKVRYS from the coding sequence ATGATTAACAAACGCCTCCTTATTAAGAACCTACTGGCACATAATGACGAAAATAGTTTTTATGACAAGAAACGTAAACTTAATATTGGTGAGAAAGAGGGAAAAGCTAAATTCTTAAAGCATATTTGTGCACTCGCCAATTCTAATCCCAAAAACAATTCATATATCGTAATCGGGGTTGAAGATGAGGACAATCAAATTATAGGAGTTGATTTTTTTGACGATAGTAAAATTCAAAACCTGGTAAATGCATATTTAGACAACCCTCCTATTGTGTCTTATGAAAATATCCCTTTTCCGCATTTGTCATCTGATAAAGTAGTAGGGTTGGTAACCATTCGACCCCAAGGTGGGCAGCTCTGTTCTCTTCGCAAAAATATCTGGAAATATTACGGCGGTAGTGTCTTTTTTAGAGATGGTAGCATGAGTATGCCTAAAGTTTTTGATATCGAGATCAAAGATGTCAATTCAGAAATTGTAAATGCTATCGAAAGCCATGCCCAGAATAATATTGAACTTACTTTGGATGGAGTGTTTGATTTTATGAATTCTAGAACAGATTACAATCCTGCATATAAGGTTTTTAAAGAATATTTTGTGGTTTGCTGGGCAGCCAAAGAAAAACGGCAAAATGGAGAAATATATTACTCCCGAGTAGATATCGAATTAATCAATGAGCATGTAAAGCTATTTTACTCAGAATTAGATGAAGTGAGTATATCCTTAACCGATGACCAATTTAAAATTATAGAATATGTGCAATTAGGCTTACAGGATACTTTTAGTTATTATCCTCTAGAAGAAGTTGTAATTACCTTTAAGGATAATGCCAGTTATGATATCGAAAGTAAGCTTCTTTTTGAACCACCACAATTTGATCGCAAAACATTACATCATTTATATAATAGCAATAATGCATTAATCGAGAAATTAAAAAACAAAATTCCACTATCAAAAAACGAAGAAAAAGATATTGTAAATCTTCCTGCTACGTATTTGATATGTTATTTTAATGATCTTAGAGAAGCAAAAGAAAAATTAGAAGAGGCAAAACCATATTTAAAACTCTATAACGATACTATATATTCTCTCTGTAAAGAAAGTATTCGGATTTTAAGAAAAGTTAGATATAGTTAA
- a CDS encoding TetR/AcrR family transcriptional regulator encodes MNIKDIIKGKALELFNAKGVMNVTLREVAKELNKSYGNITYHYRTKNCLITALYNDMMIETKTIAISFSNSNLFYEILDAPKKTFKISMKYLFFYVDYIEIKRNFSTVFINFEKKQ; translated from the coding sequence ATGAATATTAAGGATATAATTAAAGGAAAAGCCCTCGAACTTTTTAATGCGAAAGGAGTTATGAATGTAACCTTAAGAGAGGTTGCAAAAGAATTGAATAAAAGCTATGGTAATATTACATATCATTATAGAACCAAAAATTGCCTGATAACTGCCTTGTATAATGATATGATGATCGAAACAAAAACAATAGCAATCTCTTTTAGTAATAGTAATTTGTTTTATGAAATTTTGGATGCCCCCAAAAAGACGTTTAAGATTTCTATGAAATACCTTTTCTTTTATGTTGATTATATTGAAATAAAACGCAATTTTAGTACTGTTTTCATAAATTTTGAAAAAAAACAATGA
- a CDS encoding alpha/beta fold hydrolase, with protein sequence MANTSIYKNKETRDVIMKLYDEKLQSCEIEYEDIYVNTKAGNTHIVTTGMPGNPPVIVLHGINAGAPLAIEPIKNLRDDYRIYAIDTIGQTTKSTENRLPINDNSYGEWISEIIDILNIEKATIIGISYGAFLLQKIMSYQPEKVHKGIFVVPSGLVNGSFGTSMKHLTFPLLSFLFTKKEKYLLKFMNAFYTTIDAYSITFQKNVLLGTKMDYRRPPLLQKKDVTRLTAPVYAIFADNDIFFPGEKALKRCKEIFNNFQDSIFLKNTKHIPDQKTYAQIEKQINIWLKES encoded by the coding sequence ATGGCAAACACAAGTATTTATAAAAATAAAGAAACAAGAGATGTCATAATGAAATTATATGATGAAAAACTACAATCATGTGAAATTGAATATGAAGATATTTATGTAAATACAAAAGCAGGTAATACACATATAGTTACTACAGGAATGCCAGGAAACCCTCCGGTTATTGTTTTACACGGTATAAATGCAGGCGCTCCGTTAGCTATCGAGCCTATAAAAAACCTAAGAGATGATTATCGAATTTATGCCATAGATACTATAGGTCAAACCACCAAAAGCACAGAAAACAGATTACCTATTAACGACAATTCTTATGGAGAATGGATTTCTGAAATCATAGATATTTTAAATATTGAAAAGGCTACTATAATTGGTATCTCCTATGGAGCATTTTTATTGCAAAAAATAATGTCCTACCAACCAGAGAAAGTACACAAAGGTATATTTGTTGTCCCCAGTGGTCTTGTAAATGGCTCTTTTGGCACATCAATGAAGCATTTAACCTTCCCCTTATTAAGTTTTCTATTTACTAAAAAAGAAAAATACCTTCTAAAATTCATGAACGCATTTTACACTACAATAGATGCGTATTCTATTACTTTTCAGAAGAACGTTTTATTAGGCACAAAAATGGATTATCGAAGACCTCCTCTTCTGCAAAAGAAAGATGTAACGCGTCTAACTGCTCCTGTCTATGCAATATTTGCTGATAATGATATCTTTTTTCCCGGCGAGAAAGCTCTAAAAAGATGTAAGGAAATATTTAACAATTTTCAGGACTCTATTTTCTTAAAAAACACAAAACATATTCCTGACCAAAAAACATATGCTCAGATCGAAAAACAAATCAACATATGGCTTAAAGAGTCATAA
- a CDS encoding AAA family ATPase encodes MEENNAIDIASINQKIEKESAFVDLLTLEINKVIVGQKHMVERLLIGLLGQGHILLEGVPGLAKTLAINTLSKAVHGSFSRIQFTPDLLPADVVGTLIFNMKENDFSIKKGPIFANFVLADEINRAPAKVQSALLEAMQEKQVTIGDETFVLDKPFLVMATQNPVEQEGTYPLPEAQVDRFMLKTVIDYPKLDEEQLIVRANLKGSFEQVNPVVSVEQIINAQKAVREVYMDEKIEKYILDIIFATRYPEKYGLEELKPLINFGASPRGSINLATAAKCYAFIKRRGYVIPEDVRAVILDVLRHRIGITYEAEAENVTSEDIINKIVNEIEVP; translated from the coding sequence ATGGAAGAGAATAATGCTATTGATATTGCTTCAATCAATCAGAAAATAGAGAAAGAATCTGCATTTGTAGATTTACTAACTCTAGAAATAAACAAAGTAATTGTAGGTCAAAAACATATGGTCGAACGATTGCTTATTGGGTTATTGGGTCAAGGTCATATTTTGCTGGAAGGGGTTCCGGGTTTGGCAAAAACATTAGCGATTAATACATTATCTAAAGCTGTTCATGGTAGTTTTAGCCGGATTCAGTTTACACCAGATTTATTACCAGCCGATGTAGTGGGGACTCTTATTTTTAATATGAAAGAGAACGATTTCTCGATTAAAAAAGGACCAATTTTTGCTAATTTTGTCTTAGCAGATGAAATTAACCGTGCTCCGGCAAAAGTGCAAAGTGCTTTACTAGAAGCGATGCAGGAGAAACAAGTTACTATTGGTGATGAGACTTTTGTATTAGACAAACCATTTTTGGTAATGGCAACACAGAATCCGGTAGAGCAGGAAGGAACATATCCTTTGCCAGAAGCCCAGGTTGACCGTTTTATGCTAAAAACAGTAATTGATTATCCAAAATTAGACGAAGAACAACTAATTGTTCGTGCTAACCTCAAAGGATCTTTTGAGCAGGTAAACCCTGTTGTTTCGGTAGAGCAGATTATTAATGCTCAGAAAGCAGTTAGAGAAGTATATATGGATGAAAAGATCGAAAAATATATCCTGGATATCATTTTTGCCACGCGTTATCCAGAAAAATATGGTTTAGAAGAACTTAAACCTTTAATCAACTTTGGAGCATCTCCTCGTGGAAGTATCAATTTGGCTACTGCAGCAAAATGTTATGCCTTTATTAAACGAAGAGGATATGTGATTCCAGAAGATGTTCGTGCAGTAATTCTTGATGTACTTCGCCATCGTATAGGGATTACCTACGAGGCCGAAGCAGAAAATGTAACTTCAGAGGATATCATTAATAAGATTGTAAACGAAATTGAAGTACCATAG
- a CDS encoding LytR/AlgR family response regulator transcription factor: protein MSLTAIIVDDEKHSREVLTKLIEEFCLETTVLTTANSVTEAVDKIKNYNPDVVFLDIELQSGIGFDILTQIDTINFEVIFTTAYEQYAIQAIKFSSLDYLLKPLGIEELKNAIEKAKKKKDQEVYKKQLETLIDNLQQQPKFNKICLSTADSVEFINIKDIIYCKANGAYTSFILKNNISLLVSKHLKEYENLLIEQQFMRTHNSFLINLKEVKKFVKSDGGYIMMNNNDIINISKNKKEKFLIAMSHLL, encoded by the coding sequence ATGAGCTTAACAGCAATAATTGTAGATGACGAAAAACACAGTAGAGAGGTCTTAACAAAATTAATAGAAGAGTTTTGCCTGGAAACCACTGTTTTGACCACTGCAAATTCTGTTACAGAAGCCGTCGATAAAATTAAAAACTATAATCCTGATGTTGTCTTTTTGGATATAGAACTGCAATCAGGAATAGGCTTTGATATATTAACCCAAATCGATACCATAAATTTTGAAGTAATTTTTACTACTGCTTACGAGCAATATGCCATACAGGCCATAAAATTTTCATCTTTAGATTATTTACTTAAGCCTTTAGGTATTGAAGAACTCAAAAATGCCATAGAAAAAGCAAAGAAAAAGAAAGATCAAGAGGTTTATAAAAAACAGTTAGAAACCTTAATAGATAATCTACAACAGCAGCCAAAGTTTAATAAAATATGTCTCTCTACTGCAGATAGTGTAGAGTTTATTAATATAAAGGATATCATATACTGCAAGGCTAATGGAGCTTACACTTCATTTATTCTTAAAAATAATATATCTCTATTAGTAAGTAAACATCTTAAAGAATATGAAAATTTATTGATCGAACAACAATTTATGAGAACACATAATAGTTTTTTGATCAATTTAAAAGAAGTGAAAAAATTTGTGAAGTCAGACGGAGGTTATATTATGATGAATAATAATGATATCATTAATATTTCGAAAAATAAAAAAGAAAAGTTTCTCATTGCCATGAGCCATCTGTTGTAA